A window of Daphnia pulicaria isolate SC F1-1A chromosome 10, SC_F0-13Bv2, whole genome shotgun sequence contains these coding sequences:
- the LOC124313983 gene encoding ubiquitin carboxyl-terminal hydrolase 8-like isoform X1, with protein sequence MELYLGESVDQLNLKAELPSDKFKLTNPRLLTGTAVKLYNQAVELRDKGDAELSYVSFMKYLNLVNTIRKSSDYRKDEKYYNNLLGAKNVKNAIENAEKLQKDLQRRYEDRAEEAIIREKFEQLETREKLEKEAKERHAEEKTKAITVETLTTNLSGLDGDFISSWQLEAMIKQKSTSFIIFDVRSKEDFMISRIKHPSCVSIPEDAVKPGLSAAALYKTLPLDARVDWPKRLTVDVIVLVDWFGESLPGSAIFALKEILTKWDPSSTYNGVIKQLSKGYDDWLSRFPMQTTNPHATAFVKETPVEDFSPDDIEYPDFDEAMRPPTIEMSTPSQPLINRTTKPAIEIKKIEEIPMDQPVTYPVPLPRSTIPKMPSIEKESDKIITEPSPVNRVGPVPKVDRNLKINAMVKYLQDEETLVEKHLAMTVNQLEKEKEWDKIRSEREASANNEITNQLQEREKQMLEMFNKMENDNKQQELEIARLRKQVETIRTAMENKTKPDAEENQIQARINEKEVKQAAMNREVERLRELRKDKEKAREKEKEEREKDEELKRNMQRLKDDQARKNEDLKKKREEENKREEEKRRLEHQQRQIPKELKIDRLKDEPSSGFGLGSKMNRSHSTPDLAQALQKESEQGLKNLRVDRELKPLTTNRTRIIPRPDLKNRNFNPVYGTMGRGLTGLKNLGNTCYMNSILQCISNSMLLTNFFIEGSYRNYLNTNNKQTRGEISDEVSSTLNALWSGQYRSISCKDLKNAVGRYKSSFRGYEQQDSHEFLTILVDWLHEELNEIRIKRPLKEQNNYGIPDEKAAAMAWEDYTDSNKSVIVKLFAGQQRSCLRCAVCCKESVTFEPFFNLSLPIPPSNSQCSIMECFQLYTKPEQISGWSCPFCKNKKGASKTIDIWEVPPVLVVHLQRFYNDGIWRKRLNMVDFNLNDLDLQGVVKSKKSLYTGYKLYAVSNHYGTMDAGHYTAYCKNAEYNKWFKFDDQDVMEISGNEVRSAAAYILFYTAIDYQAPPVMQD encoded by the exons aTGGAGTTGTATCTTGGAGAATCTGTTGATCAACTCAATTTGAAAGCTGAGTTACCATCTGACAAGTTCAAGTTAACCAACCCAAGATT ACTTACAGGAACCGCTGTCAAACTATATAATCAAGCTGTTGAGTTGCGAGACAAGGGAGATGCCGAGTTGAGTTATGTTAGCTTcatgaaatatttgaatttggtcAACACAATCAGAAAAAGTTCTGACTacagaaaagatgaaaaatactacaataatttacttggagcgaaaaatgtaaaaaatgccATTGAGAATGCCGAAAAACTTCAGAAAGATCTTCAAAGAAGGTATGAAGACAGAGCTGAAGAAGCAATTAtcagagaaaaatttgaacaactTGAAACCAGagaaaaactagaaaaagaagCCAAAGAGAGGCATGCTGAAGAAAAGACTAAGGCAATTACAGTTGAAACTCTTACCACAAATCTTTCTGGACTTGATGGTGATTTCATATCATCATGGCAGCTTGAAGCTATGATCAAACAGAAGTCAACGTCTTTTATCATATTTGATGTCCGATCTAAAGAAGATTTTATGATTTCTCGCATAAAACATCCTAGCTGTGTTAGCATTCCAGAAGATGCAGTAAAACCTGG attatcTGCTGCAGCGTTGTACAAAACTCTGCCTTTAGACGCCAGAGTGGATTGGCCCAAGCGGTTAACTGTAGATGTGATAGTTTTGGTTGATTGGTTTGGTGAAAGTCTTCCCGGgtcggcaatttttgctcTCAAAGAGATATTAactaaa TGGGATCCAAGTTCAACATATAATGGTGTCATCAAGCAGTTAAGCAAAGGATATGATGATTGGTTATCTAGGTTTCCAATGCAAACAACGAACCCCCATGCTACCGCTTTTGTGAAAGAGACTCCGGTGGAAGATTTTAGTCCAG ATGATATCGAATACCCTGATTTTGATGAAGCGATGAGACCGCCAACCATTGAAATGAGTACTCCCTCTCAGCCCCTCATCAATAGAACAACTAAGCCTGcaatagaaataaagaaaattgaagaaataccgATGGATCAACCAGTTACTTATCCGGTACCTCTACCAAGATCAACCATTCCAAAAATGCCTTCCATTGAAAAAGAGAGTGACAAAATAATAACTGAGCCATCACCCGTAAATCGTGTCGGTCCCGTTCCAAAAGTTGACCGAAATTTGAAGATAAATGCCATGGTAAAATACCTTCAAGATGAGGAAACGTTGGTCGAGAAACACTTAGCAATGACAGTAAATCaattggaaaaagagaaagaatggGACAAAATAAGAAGTGAAAGAGAAGCTTCTGCAAACAATGAAATCACTAATCAGTTGCAAGAACGAGAGAAACAAATGCTTGAGATGTTtaacaaaatggaaaatgataACAAACAGCAg gaATTAGAGATTGCTCGTCTCCGCAAGCAGGTGGAGACTATTCGAACTgcaatggaaaacaaaacgaagccggatgcggaagaaaatcaaattcaggCTCGCATCAACGAGAAGGAAGTCAAACAAGCAGCAATGAATCGGGAGGTTGAAAGACTTCGAGAGCTAcgtaaagataaagaaaaagctcgcgagaaagaaaaggaagagcgTGAAAAAGACGAGGAATTAAAGAGAAATATGCAACGATTGAAGGACGATCAAGCTAGGAAAAACgaagatttgaagaaaaagagagaggaagaaaataaacgcgaggaggaaaaaagaag GCTGGAACACCAGCAGAGGCAAATTCCAAAAGAACTGAAAATTGACAGATTAAAAGATGAGCCATCATCCGGATTCGGTTTGGGTTCGAAAATGAACCGATCTCATTCAACACCAGATTTAGCTCAG GCATTACAGAAGGAATCAGAACAAGGATTGAAAAATCTCAGAGTTGACCGTGAGTTAAAACCGCTAACTACGAATCGAACTCGCATCATTCCAAGGCCAGACTTGAAAAATCGTAACTTTAATCCCGTCTATGGAACGATG GGCCGCGGTCTGACTGGCCTGAAAAATTTAGGCAACACCTGTTACATGAATTCTATTCTGCAGTGCATATCCAATAGCATGCTTCTTACGAATTTCTTCATTGAAGGCTCCTATCG GAATTATCTAAATACCAACAATAAGCAAACCCGAGGTGAAATCTCTGACGAAGTGTCTTCTACTTTGAATGCTCTCTGGAGCGGCCAGTACCGCTCAATTTCATGCAAGGACCTCAAA AATGCAGTCGGGCGCTACAAATCATCTTTTCGCGGTTACGAGCAGCAAGACTCGCACGAGTTTCTCACAATCCTCGTCGACTGGTTGCACGAAGAGTTGAATGAG ATTCGCATTAAGAGACCGttgaaagaacaaaacaactaTGGTATTCCCGATGAGAAGGCTGCTGCTATGGCTTGGGAAGActatactgattcaaataAATCTGTCATCGTCAAACTCTTTGCTGGCCAACAGAGATCTTGCTTACGATGCGCCGTCTGttgcaaggaatcggtgacgTTCGAGCCGTTTTTCAACCTGTCGCTTCCCATTCCTCCATCCAACAGTCAGTGCAGTATCATG GAGTGCTTTCAGCTCTATACGAAACCAGAACAGATCAGCGGGTGGTCTTGCCCATTTTGTAAGAATAAGAAAGGAGCCAGCAAAACTATCGACATCTGGGAAGTGCCTCCCGTTCTAGTTGTCCATCTtcaaag GTTTTACAATGACGGCATATGGAGGAAGAGATTAAATATGGTCGATTTTAATTTGAACGATCTGGATTTGCAAGGTGTCGTGAAAAGCAAAAAGTCCCTCTACACTGGGTACAAACTCTATGCCGTATCCAATCATTATGGAACAATGGATGCTGGTCACTACACGGCCTATTGCAAGAATGCCGAGTACAACAAATGGTTCAAATTTGACGACCAGGATGTGATGGAAATTAGCGGCAACGAGGTCCGTTCTGCAGCTgcgtatattttattttacactgCGATAGATTACCAAGCCCCTCCTGTTATGCAAGACTGA
- the LOC124314114 gene encoding glycosaminoglycan xylosylkinase-like translates to MLCRSFRVSFGLVIALAVAILCNIYLVFLLWTGGGPQSDYHYEFTVPPIISQEAPIKIKDSGLNLNYLKNMLNSSTNNVDKTSSSRSVISMMNKLKRELKSRGAKTVDTLGSSSKWVSPIMLIPSFTPELGDMIKYLQTSPITRASVPRVGTQLKVMITLEGGQKALLKPQWYDRHHRIDGPDVYSGADRHNGEIVGFYLSLLLGMRRTPVAIGRMINLTSEILANADRDLAATFFKNNQSHSCFYGVCRYCKPELSVCGGEGDLGDLIESTVILWLNDVKLKSNRSPWQRTYKKNVRALWETDDDFCMKLQKQNKVFRLEAGKRRLLDLIDASVFDFLISNGDRHHYEIIDGYSEAAVLLLDNGKSFGRPDLDYVDILAPLYQCCVIRKSTYKRLEMLESGPLGTLIEELTLKDSLIGPLLTDEHVQAINRRLGKVMRTIQLCAQVKSWDDVLVPY, encoded by the exons ATGCTCTGCAGGtcttttcgtgtttctttcggCCTAGTCATTGCTCTGGCCGTGGCAATACTATGTAACATTTACTTGGTTTTCCTTCTGTGGACGGGTGGAGGACCGCAAAGCGATTATCATTATGAATTTACTGTTCCTCCCATTATCTCTCAGGAGGCTCCAATAAAGATAAAAGATTCTGGCTTGAAtctcaattatttaaaaaatatgctcAACTCAAGTACAAATAATGTTGATAAAACTAGCAGCAGTAGGTCTGTGATAAGTATGATGAATAAACTCAAAAGAGAGTTGAAATCAAGAGGAGCCAAGACAGTAGATACACTCGGCAGCTCTTCCAAG TGGGTTTCACCAATAATGCTGATACCTTCCTTTACCCCAGAATTGGGAGACATGATCAAGTATTTACAAACTTCTCCCATCACAAGAGCATCTGTTCCACGAGTGGGAACACAACTCAAAGTCATGATTACCCTTGAGGGAGGCCAGAAAGCACTACTCAAACCTCAGTG GTATGATCGTCATCACCGAATAGATGGGCCTGATGTATACTCTGGAGCTGACAGACACAACGGGGAGATTGTCGGCTTTTATCTAAGTCTGTTACTAGGAATGAGAAGAACTCCAGTTGCAATAGGAAGGATGATCAACTTGACATCAGAAATTTTAGCCAACGCTGATAGAGACCTCGCTGCAACCTTCTTTAAAAACA ATCAAAGCCACAGTTGTTTTTATGGCGTTTGTAGATATTGCAAGCCGGAATTGAGCGTCTGTGGCGGTGAAGGTGATCTAGGTGATCTCATAGAGTCCACTGTCATACTTTGGCTGAACGATGTCAAGTTGAAATCCAACCGTAGTCCTTGGCAACGAACTTACAAGAAGAACGTCCGAGCTCTGTGGGAAACTGACGACGACTTTTGCATGAAATTGCAGAAGCAAAACAAAGTTTTCCGCCTCGAAGCAGGCAAACGCCGGTTATTGGATTTAATCGATGCTTCGGTATTTGATTTTCTCATCAGTAATGGCGATCGCCATCATTACGAAATAATTGATGGCTACTCCGAAGCGGCAGTCCTTTTGTTAGACAACGGCAAAAG CTTTGGTCGACCCGATTTAGATTACGTCGACATACTGGCTCCACTTTACCAAT GTTGTGT GATAAGGAAATCAACGTACAAAAGACTGGAGATGCTGGAAAGTGGTCCTTTAGGCACTTTAATCGAGGAATTGACGCTCAAGGACTCTTTGATCGGACCTCTGCTCACGGATGAGCACGTACAAGCGATAAATCGTCGATTGGGAAAAGTCATGCGAACTATCCAACTCTGTGCCCAAGTGAAATCATGGGACGATGTCCTTGTACCTTATTAA
- the LOC124313983 gene encoding ubiquitin carboxyl-terminal hydrolase 8-like isoform X2: MELYLGESVDQLNLKAELPSDKFKLTNPRLLTGTAVKLYNQAVELRDKGDAELSYVSFMKYLNLVNTIRKSSDYRKDEKYYNNLLGAKNVKNAIENAEKLQKDLQRRYEDRAEEAIIREKFEQLETREKLEKEAKERHAEEKTKAITVETLTTNLSGLDGDFISSWQLEAMIKQKSTSFIIFDVRSKEDFMISRIKHPSCVSIPEDAVKPGLSAAALYKTLPLDARVDWPKRLTVDVIVLVDWFGESLPGSAIFALKEILTKWDPSSTYNGVIKQLSKGYDDWLSRFPMQTTNPHATAFVKETPVEDFSPDDIEYPDFDEAMRPPTIEMSTPSQPLINRTTKPAIEIKKIEEIPMDQPVTYPVPLPRSTIPKMPSIEKESDKIITEPSPVNRVGPVPKVDRNLKINAMVKYLQDEETLVEKHLAMTVNQLEKEKEWDKIRSEREASANNEITNQLQEREKQMLEMFNKMENDNKQQELEIARLRKQVETIRTAMENKTKPDAEENQIQARINEKEVKQAAMNREVERLRELRKDKEKAREKEKEEREKDEELKRNMQRLKDDQARKNEDLKKKREEENKREEEKRRLEHQQRQIPKELKIDRLKDEPSSGFGLGSKMNRSHSTPDLAQALQKESEQGLKNLRVDRELKPLTTNRTRIIPRPDLKNRNFNPVYGTMGRGLTGLKNLGNTCYMNSILQCISNSMLLTNFFIEGSYRNYLNTNNKQTRGEISDEVSSTLNALWSGQYRSISCKDLKNAVGRYKSSFRGYEQQDSHEFLTILVDWLHEELNEGIKRPLKEQNNYGIPDEKAAAMAWEDYTDSNKSVIVKLFAGQQRSCLRCAVCCKESVTFEPFFNLSLPIPPSNSQCSIMECFQLYTKPEQISGWSCPFCKNKKGASKTIDIWEVPPVLVVHLQRFYNDGIWRKRLNMVDFNLNDLDLQGVVKSKKSLYTGYKLYAVSNHYGTMDAGHYTAYCKNAEYNKWFKFDDQDVMEISGNEVRSAAAYILFYTAIDYQAPPVMQD; encoded by the exons aTGGAGTTGTATCTTGGAGAATCTGTTGATCAACTCAATTTGAAAGCTGAGTTACCATCTGACAAGTTCAAGTTAACCAACCCAAGATT ACTTACAGGAACCGCTGTCAAACTATATAATCAAGCTGTTGAGTTGCGAGACAAGGGAGATGCCGAGTTGAGTTATGTTAGCTTcatgaaatatttgaatttggtcAACACAATCAGAAAAAGTTCTGACTacagaaaagatgaaaaatactacaataatttacttggagcgaaaaatgtaaaaaatgccATTGAGAATGCCGAAAAACTTCAGAAAGATCTTCAAAGAAGGTATGAAGACAGAGCTGAAGAAGCAATTAtcagagaaaaatttgaacaactTGAAACCAGagaaaaactagaaaaagaagCCAAAGAGAGGCATGCTGAAGAAAAGACTAAGGCAATTACAGTTGAAACTCTTACCACAAATCTTTCTGGACTTGATGGTGATTTCATATCATCATGGCAGCTTGAAGCTATGATCAAACAGAAGTCAACGTCTTTTATCATATTTGATGTCCGATCTAAAGAAGATTTTATGATTTCTCGCATAAAACATCCTAGCTGTGTTAGCATTCCAGAAGATGCAGTAAAACCTGG attatcTGCTGCAGCGTTGTACAAAACTCTGCCTTTAGACGCCAGAGTGGATTGGCCCAAGCGGTTAACTGTAGATGTGATAGTTTTGGTTGATTGGTTTGGTGAAAGTCTTCCCGGgtcggcaatttttgctcTCAAAGAGATATTAactaaa TGGGATCCAAGTTCAACATATAATGGTGTCATCAAGCAGTTAAGCAAAGGATATGATGATTGGTTATCTAGGTTTCCAATGCAAACAACGAACCCCCATGCTACCGCTTTTGTGAAAGAGACTCCGGTGGAAGATTTTAGTCCAG ATGATATCGAATACCCTGATTTTGATGAAGCGATGAGACCGCCAACCATTGAAATGAGTACTCCCTCTCAGCCCCTCATCAATAGAACAACTAAGCCTGcaatagaaataaagaaaattgaagaaataccgATGGATCAACCAGTTACTTATCCGGTACCTCTACCAAGATCAACCATTCCAAAAATGCCTTCCATTGAAAAAGAGAGTGACAAAATAATAACTGAGCCATCACCCGTAAATCGTGTCGGTCCCGTTCCAAAAGTTGACCGAAATTTGAAGATAAATGCCATGGTAAAATACCTTCAAGATGAGGAAACGTTGGTCGAGAAACACTTAGCAATGACAGTAAATCaattggaaaaagagaaagaatggGACAAAATAAGAAGTGAAAGAGAAGCTTCTGCAAACAATGAAATCACTAATCAGTTGCAAGAACGAGAGAAACAAATGCTTGAGATGTTtaacaaaatggaaaatgataACAAACAGCAg gaATTAGAGATTGCTCGTCTCCGCAAGCAGGTGGAGACTATTCGAACTgcaatggaaaacaaaacgaagccggatgcggaagaaaatcaaattcaggCTCGCATCAACGAGAAGGAAGTCAAACAAGCAGCAATGAATCGGGAGGTTGAAAGACTTCGAGAGCTAcgtaaagataaagaaaaagctcgcgagaaagaaaaggaagagcgTGAAAAAGACGAGGAATTAAAGAGAAATATGCAACGATTGAAGGACGATCAAGCTAGGAAAAACgaagatttgaagaaaaagagagaggaagaaaataaacgcgaggaggaaaaaagaag GCTGGAACACCAGCAGAGGCAAATTCCAAAAGAACTGAAAATTGACAGATTAAAAGATGAGCCATCATCCGGATTCGGTTTGGGTTCGAAAATGAACCGATCTCATTCAACACCAGATTTAGCTCAG GCATTACAGAAGGAATCAGAACAAGGATTGAAAAATCTCAGAGTTGACCGTGAGTTAAAACCGCTAACTACGAATCGAACTCGCATCATTCCAAGGCCAGACTTGAAAAATCGTAACTTTAATCCCGTCTATGGAACGATG GGCCGCGGTCTGACTGGCCTGAAAAATTTAGGCAACACCTGTTACATGAATTCTATTCTGCAGTGCATATCCAATAGCATGCTTCTTACGAATTTCTTCATTGAAGGCTCCTATCG GAATTATCTAAATACCAACAATAAGCAAACCCGAGGTGAAATCTCTGACGAAGTGTCTTCTACTTTGAATGCTCTCTGGAGCGGCCAGTACCGCTCAATTTCATGCAAGGACCTCAAA AATGCAGTCGGGCGCTACAAATCATCTTTTCGCGGTTACGAGCAGCAAGACTCGCACGAGTTTCTCACAATCCTCGTCGACTGGTTGCACGAAGAGTTGAATGAGG GCATTAAGAGACCGttgaaagaacaaaacaactaTGGTATTCCCGATGAGAAGGCTGCTGCTATGGCTTGGGAAGActatactgattcaaataAATCTGTCATCGTCAAACTCTTTGCTGGCCAACAGAGATCTTGCTTACGATGCGCCGTCTGttgcaaggaatcggtgacgTTCGAGCCGTTTTTCAACCTGTCGCTTCCCATTCCTCCATCCAACAGTCAGTGCAGTATCATG GAGTGCTTTCAGCTCTATACGAAACCAGAACAGATCAGCGGGTGGTCTTGCCCATTTTGTAAGAATAAGAAAGGAGCCAGCAAAACTATCGACATCTGGGAAGTGCCTCCCGTTCTAGTTGTCCATCTtcaaag GTTTTACAATGACGGCATATGGAGGAAGAGATTAAATATGGTCGATTTTAATTTGAACGATCTGGATTTGCAAGGTGTCGTGAAAAGCAAAAAGTCCCTCTACACTGGGTACAAACTCTATGCCGTATCCAATCATTATGGAACAATGGATGCTGGTCACTACACGGCCTATTGCAAGAATGCCGAGTACAACAAATGGTTCAAATTTGACGACCAGGATGTGATGGAAATTAGCGGCAACGAGGTCCGTTCTGCAGCTgcgtatattttattttacactgCGATAGATTACCAAGCCCCTCCTGTTATGCAAGACTGA
- the LOC124314215 gene encoding N(G),N(G)-dimethylarginine dimethylaminohydrolase 1-like, whose protein sequence is MANAFKFTHAIVCRLPDSFQKNASATSGFNLSLAKEQHAAYVSTLRRLGLDVIELPPDEALPDCVFVEDTAVVVNGTALITRPGLPSRQKESIIMKAIIQKELGLPTVEISDQKATIDGGDVLFTGKEFFVGISERTNLGGARAVAAAFPEYPCTPVKISGALHLKNLVTMAGPDIICASKTKDSEEVLKRMEREATFQYQILRVPDRDAANCLFINGTLIHRTSDEFNESTKVFNELACETLELDISEIAKIQTALTCCSILIRKPKHIKSL, encoded by the exons atggccaacgctttcaaatttacCCATGCAATAGTATGTCGTTTGCCAGATTCGTTCCAAAAAAATGCCAGTGCTACAAGTGGCTTCAACCTAAGTCTGGCTAAAGAGCAACATGCTGCATATGTCAGTACTTTGAGAAGATTGGGTCTAGATGTTATTGAACTTCCTCCCGATGAAGCCCTACCTGATTGTGTATTCGTGGAAGATACGGCCGTTGTTGTCAACGGAACGGCACTGATAACAAGGCCGGGATTACCAAGTCGACAGAAAGAG AGCATCATAATGAAAGCCATCATTCAAAAGGAACTTGGTTTACCAACCGTGGAAATTAGTGATCAGAAAGCTACTATCGATGGTGGAGATGTTCTCTTTACTG GCAAAGAATTCTTTGTTGGAATCTCCGAACGAACGAATCTCGGTGGCGCCCGAGCAGTGGCAGCGGCTTTTCCAGAGTATCCTTGCACTCCTGTTAAG ATCAGTGGGGCACTCCATTTGAAAAACTTGGTAACAATGGCCGGCCCTGATATTATTTGCGCAAGTAAAACCAAAGATTCTGAAGAAGTTTTGAAA aGAATGGAAAGAGAAGCGACATTCCAGTACCAGATCCTGCGCGTGCCGGATCGTGATGCAGCCAATTGCCTATTCATCAATGGTACACTAATTCACCGCACATCTGACGAATTCAACGAGTCAACCAAAGTCTTCAACGAACTCGCTTGCGAGACATTAGAACTAGACATTTCCGAGATAGCCAAAATTCAG ACGGCCTTGACATGCTGTTCCATCCTTATTCGGAAACCGAAGCACATCAAGAGTCTTTAA
- the LOC124314139 gene encoding failed axon connections-like — translation MSNDEKTTVAAPVDSVQQVNNKEVEEKQLIEEQAKNTEATNIDNGKSTQQVEATTDAAAKEATPNPAPPAPKPPKPAVHKVDFEKNVVYLYQFSRTKNIPSPSPFCLKVETWLRMAGIKYENVDHKMRFRSAKGQLPFVEVNGAEIADSAVIVKELGATFNTDMDAHLTSEQRNVAHATITMLESHYHWIDVWWRSKNQDAMLQAYKIDLQHMVGSKLPAALLKFYYCFSLRRRGMKKVRATGIGVHSPKEIIQMGKDDLKVLADMLGDKTFFFGDEPTTLDVVVFANVAQLTVIDKDVAHPLRDWVMEDGKNLVQHFERIKEKYYPDWQEMCDTLDMNTHIPKPVKEEKEAEKVEQKEEEKKEEDKEKVEDEKEKEKESDEKTPATEADENQKETK, via the exons ATGTCGAACGACGAGAAGACAACCGTTGCTGCTCCAGTTGACAGCGTCCAGCAGGTCAACAACAAAGAAGTGGAAGAAAAGCAACTGATTGAAGAACAGGCTAAGAACACGGAGGCTACCAACATTGATAACGGCAAATCCACGCAACAGGTCGAAGCCACGACAGACGCCGCTGCCAAGGAAGCGACGCCGAACCCGGCTCCACCAGCTCCCAAGCCACCAAAACCGGCAGTTCATAAAGtagattttgaaaagaatgtCGTCTATCTCTACCAGTTCTCTCGCACCAAGAACATCCCGAGTCCATCGCCGTTCTGCTTAAAAGTCGAAACTTGGCTGCGCATGGCCGGTATCAAGTACGAG AATGTGGACCACAAGATGCGATTCCGCTCCGCCAAAGGCCAGCTGCCGTTCGTCGAAGTGAACGGAGCAGAGATCGCCGATAGTGCCGTCATCGTCAAAGAGCTCGGCGCTACTTTTAACACCGACATGGACGCACACTTGACATCTGAACAACGCAATGTGGCCCACGCCACCATCACCATGCTCGAGAGCCATTACCACTG gATTGATGTCTGGTGGCGCTCAAAGAACCAGGATGCTATGCTCCAGGCCTATAAAATTGACCTGCAGCATATGGTTGGATCAAAACTGCCTGCGGCCTTGTTGAAGTTCTATTACTGTTTCTCATTGAGACGTCGG GGAATGAAGAAAGTCCGTGCCACTGGTATTGGTGTCCACTCGCCGAAAGAAATCATTCAGATGGGCAAAGACGATCTTAAGGTGCTAGCTGATATGCTCGGCGACAagactttcttttttggagaCGAACCCACCACT CTTGACGTCGTGGTTTTCGCTAACGTCGCACAATTGACTGTCATCGACAAGGATGTCGCTCACCCCTTGCGAGACTGGGTCATGGAGGACGGCAAAAACCTAGTGCAGCACTTCGAAAGAATCAAAGAGAA ATACTATCCCGACTGGCAGGAAATGTGTGACACTCTAGATATGAACACTCATATCCCCAAGCctgtcaaagaagaaaaggaagcaGAAAAGGTCGAAcagaaagaagaggagaagaaagagGAAGATAAGGAGAAG GTTGAAGATgaaaaggagaaggaaaaagagagcGACGAAAAAACGCCAGCAACGGAAGCGGATGAAAACCAGAAGGAAACCAAATGA